GCAAATGCGGCAGATGTGAAAAGCATTACCTTAGCAACAGAAGCAGCGTACGAACCATGGAACCTAACTAAACCAGATGGCACGATCAGTGGCTTTGAACCAGAGTTACTGCAAAATTTGTGTGCACGAATGAAAATTCAGTGCAAAGTCATCCCTCAAGATTGGGATGGCATGATTACCGGCCTAAAAGCGCATAAATACGATGTAATTATTGATGCAATTTTGGCGACGGAAGAGCGTAAAAAAGAAGTCGCTTTTTCTGTTCCTTACGCAACGACACCGGGTGTATTTGCAGCACTCAAGGGCGGCAAATTAGCGGCACTTCCTAACAATGGAAAAACATTTAAATTTACGAAAGCAAACGTAGATAAGAATGTGATTGCTAGCTTAAAAGCAGCACTTAAAGGCAAAACAATTGGTATTCAGGCGGGCACGGTTTACTCACCATTTATCTATGAAAACTTCAAAGACGTTGCAACCATTCGTGAATACAAAGCAGCGTCAGAACACGATATGGATTTAAGCACCGGCCGTATTGATGTTGTATTTGATGATGCTACTTACTTCAAGAGTGCATTCGAAAAGCCTAGCAACAAAAATATGACCATGAGCGGTCCGCTCATTGGTGGTTCAATCTGGGGTGATGGCGAAGCCTTTGGTGCCATGTCAGAAAGACGAATCGATCGATTAGTGAATCCATTAGTTAGTGGGCTACCGGCGTTCTTGGCTGCAAATAATGGCTGCAGCTCTGGCTTTATGATCGCCCAGTACACTGCTGTATCTTTAGTAAACGAAAATAGACGCTT
This genomic interval from Leeia speluncae contains the following:
- a CDS encoding aromatic amino acid lyase; protein product: MRLKNTIALTSIALGTLFVFNAANAADVKSITLATEAAYEPWNLTKPDGTISGFEPELLQNLCARMKIQCKVIPQDWDGMITGLKAHKYDVIIDAILATEERKKEVAFSVPYATTPGVFAALKGGKLAALPNNGKTFKFTKANVDKNVIASLKAALKGKTIGIQAGTVYSPFIYENFKDVATIREYKAASEHDMDLSTGRIDVVFDDATYFKSAFEKPSNKNMTMSGPLIGGSIWGDGEAFGAMSERRIDRLVNPLVSGLPAFLAANNGCSSGFMIAQYTAVSLVNENRRLSAPASLDGGITSALQEDHLSHATPAAVKLLKVIENTKLILAIELLAATQAYDLQVGKEKKAAKTDAIYQLVREHIPFYADDRPLAEDFKTAIGLMSQHQPLTAIV